From one Salvelinus sp. IW2-2015 unplaced genomic scaffold, ASM291031v2 Un_scaffold2002, whole genome shotgun sequence genomic stretch:
- the znf106a gene encoding LOW QUALITY PROTEIN: zinc finger protein 106 (The sequence of the model RefSeq protein was modified relative to this genomic sequence to represent the inferred CDS: inserted 1 base in 1 codon; deleted 2 bases in 1 codon; substituted 2 bases at 2 genomic stop codons), with amino-acid sequence MPEGFIERPLSPSLPRDCGHECRVCRVTMVSLTDYANHISSRVHKQRVETAEREGAGNDQEEEYFDKDLVKLIETRKEVIRREEEAAAKRAKEEEVQRREEEESRKRQQQIQKWSDARQYFCQKGALWDWRYLNKTPPTPPPPRKCKGSAWQGQGGWDCSSNPAGGRDPWETQEDIRFNWHDRKQGRSATWHAQESPNVYKWSAGQRGSGSLHSREGTNKRWQQEEYLHPPAQQQRGGRGPWQQNSRGGGTTSLYGGSSRGGNGLPGVLAEPVMTEGLSSVESLHRMDFTSDQLDPVGSFDQLHRDAHFKAQDDGRKGGHQNQERPAGGAEHDRKSGTGPKAFGSNPKLDKACRWSPYPSHKETHPHPHPHPHPPPSPLREAPKGSSSSPNLPDPQIPSAQGRDVDLRPRRDITLDLQHSSGLQPTQSRRDLASRTAESDTASESPDYSVEGREPRKHRDISTRMSSSRYQQLSELLLQSNQSEDRRTTPPPLLFLWSTPPERAARLSHQSALRQRPVLSLFYYQPQDHLSRASSPTLKPNPMPKTHLSRASSPTLNLTQGPMTHLSRASSPSPSTTPRTQLSRASSQDSDQPRLSRHRSQDLGRRQGSKSPQQDQEQLLTEMLRRAKETLLDKRCTVELSAVHHRTEGQKTESNDHRMEKKDKKMALHIEEQQQQQQVESSEGVKVGDDNRQKRGKTSRQTRQDRASSRANPAEDRAAANESLETTMEFVTSPSDNHLSVQSVQVSTSTMESPGGAVLSLSPREEEAVGEREREEARGMVAGAGEEAMDVADAGLWSDSDPLRTIDPNLDLHTTSDPSSGSTQTKPTLPLALKRDLTRHIGSKTKSGSHEPNLNIARRIRNVSGTRRGEAEKDSGLKPTLRQLISSSGSRRCVNWDQVYQEVHRKKQQQGKGMPRFGIEMVSCDQEEEDIPLTEGFQWETLFGVGAYGTALAPVTPRKRSLSESSVAPDRSTTNLSSLFGGQTPGQAMPGERAHGDGAGREVRCSSEQKSSSFFRDPQQPKVEGTQCEEDRAQREVQGALPEGPPGVQPPGVQPPGVQPRPDSVMGDSSSGTELTDTQGARMKRRAAGDIPCPEIPHSERKTKRLKVKSKKVNNYGIVLQRPAGGLIDRSLLVSLREEDSERSLQWGSTTGLIQARLLTGLPTVDVRACLVVKQAVSQVSMEMSTLRRKRIELLQGIQGGVDSHSLPRVKSCEEEMPLEMSPYLLSPLTEAPVPSPNQVPLYLPPCSTPPSLSPSHQTQPQPVTQSVVIKQEPLSPGRLTTEAEVAESAVTVHQRVHHGPHSTTPEPTPIPTAPHTDCALSCQPVRGRKSEHHRASRELSQEDSSLPVGACVEWKDPSAGSPGLVQSGERGVQVTTEDRGNFKSHPTPLSGPSSRKSSRAGVQDLETSSVLPPSLAPSIAPPQAEVKTIKRVRKLKKKRVLRKAKGEEQQLDNSDTELEAETTFSRPVRLLGTRRKPSGGFRPQVTTSSSTSTSSLPGTSEDRGELPGPATRPEARQEDSDSSLEMVVLPQAAPAEVVTIDTSGPEDGDMDICGVACPRPQPTVSPPAPDTLKTEPQKLACNEVTSTSEMDGSSVVKRSVSRRVAGARGDDLPSEGMFEGHQETVNAMQVHMGLLYTCSGDRTGRGLQPGSRECVAVFEGHSTKINCLLVSSGPGLQHRLYSGSSDQTIRCYNLRSRECVDQFSLPDRVLCLHNRWKVLYAGLANGSVVTFSLKTNKQLDVFECHGPRAVSCLATAQEGARRILLVGSYDSTISIRDAKSGLLLRTLKGHTKTVLCMKVVNDLVFSGSSDQSVHAHNIHTGEVACYLXRTXSAVTVVDVLGKVMXTACLDKLVRVYETQSHDRLQVYGGHRDIVMCMTVHKSMIYTGCYDGSVQAVKLNLIQNYHCRVRREPGFVHGCSLIFGVLEHVQQHLLQDHASPNTQNLKCRWKNCDEYFAARNGSKQGAPKHMLQHVEEEGVNQPNPEGVWGGPAQTRGSLGWTSPNPRESGWTSPNPRSLGWTSPNPRSLTLLTPPPLPYWGDPVYKVTC; translated from the exons gagagaggaggaggctgcTGCAAAGCGTGCCAAAGAGGAGGAggtgcagaggagagaggaagaggagagtaggaAACGGCAGCAACAGATCCAGAAGTGGAGTGACGCACGGCAGTACTTCTGCCAGAAGGGGGCGTTGTGGGACTGGAGATACCTCAACAAAACccctccaacaccaccaccacctcgaAAATGCAAAGGGTCTGCCTGGCAGGGGCAGGGGGGCTGGGACTGCAGCTCGAACCCCGCTGGGGGTCGAGATCCCTGGGAGACCCAGGAGGACATCAGGTTTAACTGGCACGACAGGAAACAGGGCCGCAGTGCCACCTGGCACGCCCAGGAATCACCCAACGTCTACAAGTGGAGCGCTGGACAGAGAGGCAGTGGCAGCCTGCACAGCAGGGAGGGAACCAATAAGAGATGGCAGCAGGAGGAGTATCTCCATCCTCCGGCAcagcagcagagaggagggaggggacccTGGCAGCAGAACAGCAGAGGAGGAGGGACTACCAGTCTATACGGCGGCAGCAGCAGAGGGGGTAACGGACTTCCTGGTGTGCTCGCTGAGCCTGTCATGACGGAAGGGCTGAGCAGCGTAGAGTCTCTTCACAGGATGGACTTCACCAGCGACCAGCTGGATCCAGTCGGGTCCTTCGACCAGCTACACCGAGACGCTCACTTTAAAGCGCAGGATGACGGCAGGAAGGGTGGACACCAGAACCAGGAACGGCCAGCCGGTGGAGCAGAACATGATCGTAAAAGCGGCACGGGGCCCAAGGCGTTCGGTAGTAATCCTAAACTAGACAAGGCCTGTCGCTGGTCCCCTTATCCGTCCCATAAGGAGACTCACCCCCACCCTCatcctcacccccaccccccaccgtCACCCCTCAGAGAAGCACCCAAAgggtcctcctcctcccccaaccTTCCAGACCCCCAGATCCCTTCGGCCCAGGGCAGAGATGTTGACCTGAGGCCCAGACGTGACATAACGCTGGACCTCCAACACTCCTCGGGTCTGCAGCCGACTCAGTCCAGACGGGACCTCGCGAGCAGGACAGCAGAGAGCGACACAGCATCAGAGTCTCCTGATTACAGTGTCGAAGGGAGGGAACCCAGGAAGCATAGAGACATCTCTACAAGGATGAGTAGTAGTAGATACCAGCAATTGTCTGAGCTCCTCTTACAGAGCAACCAGTCTGAGGACAGACGGACaacaccacctcctctcctcttcctctggtctACTCCACCAGAACGGGCAGCGCGACTAAGCCATCAGAGTGCCTTGAGACAAAGgcctgtgctctctctcttctactaccAGCCCCAAGACCACCTCAGTAGGGCCTCCAGTCCCACCCTCAAACCTAACCCAATGCCCAAGACCCAC CTCAGTAGGGCCTCCAGCCCCACCCTCAACCTAACCCAAGGCCCCATGACCCACCTCAGTAGGGCCTCCAGCCCTAGCCCCTCTACCACCCCCAGGACCCAGCTGAGCCGAGCCTCCAGCCAGGACTCGGACCAGCCCAGGTTGTCCAGACACAGAAGCCAGGATTTGGGGAGGAGGCAGGGATCAAAGTCCCCCCAGCAGGACCAGGAGCAGCTGCTGACCGAGATGCTGAGGAGAGCCAAGGAGACACTGCTAGACAAGAGGTGCACCGTGGAGCTGTCTGCTGTTCACcacaggacagagggacagaagacGGAGTCCAACGACCATAGGATGGAGAAAAAGGATAAGAAGATGGCGCTACACATCGaggaacaacagcagcagcagcaggtggaGAGCTCTGAAGGTGTTAAGGTTGGAGACGacaacagacagaagagagggaagacGTCTAGACAAACCAGACAGGACAGAGCTAGCAGCAGAGCTAACCCAGCTGAGGACAGAGCTGCTGCTAATGAGTCTTTGGAGACCACGATGGAGTTTGTGACGTCTCCCTCAGACAACCACCTGTCTGTTCAGTCTGTCCAGGTCAGCACTTCCACCATGGAGTCCCCAGGGGgggctgtgctctctctctctcccagggaggaggaggcggtgggggagagggagagggaggaggcgaggggCATGGTGGCTGGTGCTGGAGAGGAGGCCATGGATGTAGCAGACGCAGGGCTATGGTCAGACAGTGACCCCTTGAGAACCATCGACCCTAACCTTGACCTCCACACGACCTCTGACCCCTCCTCAGGCTCCACCCAGACCAAACCCACCCTACCCTTAGCCCTAAAGAGGGACCTCACCCGACACATCGGCTCCAAGACCAAGAGCGGCAGCCACGAGCCCAATCTGAACATCGCCCGGCGGATAAGGAATGTGAGCGGGACGAGGCGAGGGGAGGCGGAGAAGGATTCGGGGCTGAAGCCAACGCTAAGACAGCTCATCAGCTCCTCGGGGTCACGTCGCTGTGTCAACTGGGACCAGGTGTACCAGGAAGTCCACAGGAAGAAGCAGCAGCAGGGGAAAGGCATGCCCAG GTTCGGTATAGAGATGGTGTCCTGTGACCAGGAAGAGGAAGACATTCCTCTGACCGAGGGGTTTCAGTGGGAGACCCTCTTCGGCGTCGGAGCCTATGGAACAGCCCTCGCCCCCGTGACTCCTCGCAAACGCAGCCTCTCGGAGAGTAGCGTGGCTCCGGACCGCTCGACCaccaacctctcctctctcttcgggGGTCAGACCCCTGGTCAGGCGATGCCAGGAGAGAGGGCACACGGAGATGGGGCTGGAAGGGAAGTGAGATGCAGCTCGGAGCAGAAAAGCTCCTCGTTCTTCAGAGACCCCCAGCAGCCTAAGGTGGAGGGGACACAGTGCGAGGAGgacagagcacagagagaagTCCAGGGGGCACTACCGGAGGGGCCACCAGGGGTCCAGCCACCAGGGGTCCAGCCACCAGGGGTCCAGCCGAGACCTGACTCCGTGATGGGGGACAGCAGCTCGGGGACGGAGCTGACCGACACGCAGGGAGCCAGGATGAAACGACGTGCAGCCGGGGACATTCCATGCCCTGAAATCCCTCATTCAGAGAGGAAGACTAAAAGACTGAAGGTCAAGTCCAAGAAAG TAAACAATTATGGTATTGTCCTCCAGAGGCCTGCAGGTGGACTCATAGATCGCTCCTTGCTGGTGTCTCTGAGAGAGGAGGATTCTGAGCGGTCTCTACAATGGGGTTCGACAACAGGCCTGATCCAGGCCAGGCTTCTTACAGGGCTGCCTACAGTGGATGTCCGCGCCTGCTTAGTGGTCAAACAGGCAG TCTCTCAGGTTTCCATGGAGATGAGTACTCTGAGAAGGAAGCGTATTGAGTTGCTCCAGGGGATACAAG gtggTGTTGACAGCCATTCCCTGCCCAGAGTGAAGAGCTGTGAAGAGGAGATGCCTTTAGAGATGTCCCCCTACCTGCTGTCGCCTCTAACAGAAGCCCCTGTCCCCAGTCCTAACCAGGttcccctctacctcccccccTGCTCCACGCCCCCCTCCCTGTCCCCGAGCCACCAGACCCAGCCCCAGCCTGTCACACAGTCAGTAGTTATCAAGCAGGAGCCCCTGTCCCCTGGTAGGTTGACCACTGAGGCGGAGGTTGCGGAGAGCGCAGTCACAGTCCACCAGCGAGTTCACCACGGTCCTCACAGCACCACGCCAGAGCCCACGCCCATCCCTACAGCCCCTCACACAG ATTGTGCCCTCAGCTGCCAACCGGTCAGAGGGAGGAAGTCTGAGCATCACAGAGCCAGCAGAGAGCTCTCTCAAGAGGACAGCAGCCTACCCGTAGGAGCGTGTGTAGAATGGAAGGACCCCTCAGCAGGTTCACCAGGCCTCGTCCAGTCAGGAGAGAGGGGTGTCCAGGTTACCACAGAAGACAGGGGTAACTTCAAGTCCCACCCAACCCCACTGTCAGGACCATCCAGCCGCAAGAGCTCCAGAGCCGGGGTTCAGGATCTAGAAACATCCTCCgtcctccctccgtccctcgcTCCGTCCATCGCTCCGCCTCAGGCGGAGGTGAAGACCATAAAGCGCGTGAGGAAGTTGAAGAAGAAGAGGGTGCTGAGGAAGGCCAAGGGGGAGGAGCAACAGCTTGACAACAGCGACACAGAACTGGAGGCGGAGACGACCTTCTCCCGACCCGTCAGACTCCTCGGCACCCGCAGGAAACCCAGCGGGGGATTCCGGCCCCAGGTCACCACTTCCTCCTCCACATCTACCTCCAGCCTGCCCGGAACatcagaggacaggggagagctTCCAGGACCAGCCACTAGACCTGAGGCGAGGCAGGAGGACTCTGATTCCTCTCTGGAGATGGTCGTTCTCCCCCAGGCAGCTCCAGCTGAGGTGGTCACCATTGACACCTCAGGTCCAGAGGATGGAGACATGGATATCTGCGGCGTTGCCTGTCCACGGCCACAGCCCACTGTCTCACCCCCAGCCCCAGACACACTGAAGACAGAGCCCCAGAAGCTGGCCTGCAACGAGGTGACTTCCACCAGCGAGATGGATGGTAGCTCTGTAGTCAAGAG ATCTGTCTCTAGACGGGTCGCCGGAGCCCGGGGGGATGATCTGCCATCTGAGGGGATGTTTGAGGGTCACCAGGAGACTGTTAATGCCATGCAGGTCCACATGGGTCTCCTCTATACCTGTTCTGGAGATCGCACTGGTAGAGGCCTTCAGCCTGGT AGCCGTgagtgtgtggctgtgtttgaGGGCCACAGCACCAAGATCAACTGTTTGCTGGTTTCTTCTGGACCAGGTCTACAACATCGCCTTTACTCTGGCTCCAGTGACCAGACTATACGCTGCTACAACCTCAGG TCCAGGGAGTGTGTGGATCAGTTCTCTCTCCCGGACCGGGTTCTCTGCCTCCACAACCGCTGGAAAGTTCTGTACGCTGGCCTAGCTAACGGCTCCGTGGTCACCTTCAGCCTCAAG ACCAATAAGCAGCTGGATGTGTTCGAGTGTCACGGGCCGCGGGCGGTGAGTTGCCTAGCGACAGCCCAGGAAGGAGCTCGCCGCATCCTATTGGTCGGGTCCTACGACAGCACCATTAGCATCCGGGATGCCAAGAGTGGCCTGTTGCTACGGACTCTAAAGGGACACACCAAGACAGTACTGTGTATGAAGGTAGTCAATGACCTGGTCTTCAGTGGCTCCAGTGACCAGTCGGTCCATGCACACAATATACAC accGGAGAGGTTGCGTGCTATCTATAAAGGACATAGTCTGCTGTCACGGTGGTGGACGTCCTGGGGAAGGTGA TCACTGCCTGTCTTGACAAACTGGTCCGCGTCTACGAA acacagtcacatgatCGTTTGCAGGTGTACGgtgga cacagagacattgTGATGTGTATGACTGTCCACAAGAGTATG ATCTACACTGGTTGCTATGACGGCAGTGTGCAGGCGGTCAAACTGAACCTGATCCAGAACTATCACTGCCGGGTAAGACGGGAACCGGGATT tgTGCATGGCTGTTCTCTGATCTTTGGAGTGTTGGAGCACGTCCAGCAGCACCTGCTCCAAGACCACGCCTCTCCCAACACACAGAACCTCAAGTGTCGATGGAAGAACTGCGATGAGTATTTCGCCGCTCGCAACGGCTCCAAGCAG GGGGCTCCAAAGCACATGCTGCAacatgtggaggaggagggtgtaaACCAGCCCAACCCTGAGGGAGTCTGGGGTGGACCAGCCCAAACCCGAGGGAGTCTGGGGTGGACCAGCCCAAACCCGAGGGAGTCTGGGTGGACCAGCCCAAACCCGAGGAGTCTGGGGTGGACCAGCCCAAACCCGAGGAGTCTCACgctcctgacccccccccccctcccatattGGGGCGACCCAGTCTATAAGGTCACCTGTTGA